From Skermanella sp. TT6, a single genomic window includes:
- a CDS encoding AbrB/MazE/SpoVT family DNA-binding domain-containing protein: MRTEVSRWGNSLAVRLPKQVLEQAGLSEGAAVELVVEAGTVILHPAKPRYDLEELIAGITPENLPESFDDAPVGRELL; this comes from the coding sequence ATGCGTACCGAAGTCTCTCGCTGGGGTAACAGCCTCGCGGTGCGCCTGCCGAAGCAGGTGCTTGAACAGGCCGGGCTGTCTGAAGGCGCAGCGGTGGAACTGGTCGTGGAGGCGGGTACCGTGATTCTTCATCCGGCGAAACCTCGCTACGACTTGGAAGAGTTGATTGCCGGCATCACCCCGGAAAACCTGCCCGAAAGCTTTGATGATGCCCCAGTGGGGCGCGAGCTGCTTTGA
- a CDS encoding type II toxin-antitoxin system PemK/MazF family toxin produces the protein MAAPNRGDLVWIDFTPNAGHEQAGRRPALVLSPREYHQRTSFVIVCPVTGTIKGYPFEVVLPGGLPISGAILADQVKSIDRHARRIEFAAKVPDRIVQEVQARIAPLLGLT, from the coding sequence ATGGCCGCGCCAAACCGTGGCGACTTGGTTTGGATCGACTTCACGCCCAACGCCGGGCATGAGCAAGCGGGGCGGCGGCCCGCACTGGTCTTGTCGCCCAGGGAGTACCATCAGCGAACCTCCTTCGTTATCGTCTGCCCGGTCACGGGAACGATCAAGGGTTATCCGTTCGAAGTGGTCCTGCCCGGGGGTCTGCCCATCTCCGGTGCGATATTGGCCGATCAAGTCAAGAGCATCGACCGACACGCCCGCCGCATCGAGTTCGCCGCGAAGGTACCTGACAGGATCGTCCAGGAGGTACAGGCCCGAATCGCGCCGCTGCTGGGCCTGACCTGA